In one Poseidonibacter antarcticus genomic region, the following are encoded:
- a CDS encoding aldolase/citrate lyase family protein, translating to MSSNVTIEVPEYLNIGVACTSKHVGTAKENSTAMIIEDDKLGTDEITYKELAQKSDQICNFLTGLGFEPRDRVLVCLKNSLAYPISFFGAIKAGIIAVPTSTLLSGSEVKYLAEDSQASAIVLSASMYDNLLPYLENHDNLKTIIVAGIDSTEGLNIPKDMNVYSFSEILKDTDTTANHYKSKSGEPAYLVYTSGTTGYPKGVLHSHRSLVGRTPATEYWFNFQENDRIMHSGKFNWTYVLGSALMDPLYNGHTVIAYEGANHAGTWIELIKKHKCTIFIGVPTIYRQIIQKTEFGAADCPSLRYCMSAGEHLSDEMIGLWRDRFKQDIYEAIGMSECSYYISHSINNPIRPGSAGFVQPGHTVKLLNPDTLKEVGVEEEGMICIGEDDPGLFLEYWQLEEETREAKHNGYFFTGDYAKKDKDGYIWFIGRKDDIINTFGFRVSPHEIERVVKTHPLVADCVAFGLEIGKDKVLVAIAVIGHEELTKDQEAEVLAFSQANLARYKAPKTIFGMKDYPRTKNGKVLRKQLVKNLHEVYHARVTGEKIKEYKARRSMLFVPSYNKHNVEKAKSVLADSVIFELEAILQEQRQPARDTIRAVYKESGSKFGDSERILRINNLGSEDIVKDLELAKELELDGLLFSKIETKEDVLEAVKLIDEVDPKLSLMIMIETPLAVLNAHQICEASSRVEVVVVGSNKLANRLQIDIKKGSKAMFNYLSQIALAAKAYGKTVIDGPHFDVNDEFACEDSTKDAFNLGFDGKSLIHPVQIEYINDIFTPKQSEVEDFEEMIASYEKANKEGKEVILHNDKLVDSSKIKWAKKMITLYETYKSLGQNLFNK from the coding sequence ATGAGTTCAAATGTAACAATTGAAGTACCTGAATACTTAAATATTGGTGTTGCTTGTACATCTAAACATGTAGGAACAGCTAAGGAAAATAGTACTGCCATGATCATCGAAGATGATAAATTAGGTACAGATGAAATAACATATAAAGAATTAGCACAAAAATCTGATCAAATTTGTAACTTCTTAACAGGATTAGGATTTGAGCCAAGAGATAGAGTTTTAGTATGTTTAAAAAACTCACTTGCTTACCCTATTTCATTTTTTGGAGCAATTAAAGCTGGTATTATTGCAGTACCAACTTCAACACTATTATCAGGTTCAGAAGTTAAATATTTAGCTGAAGATTCTCAAGCAAGTGCTATTGTATTATCTGCAAGTATGTATGATAATTTATTACCTTACTTAGAAAATCACGATAACTTAAAAACAATTATTGTTGCTGGAATTGATTCTACAGAAGGATTAAATATTCCAAAAGATATGAATGTTTATTCTTTTTCTGAAATATTAAAAGATACAGATACAACAGCTAATCATTATAAATCAAAATCAGGTGAACCTGCATATTTAGTATATACTTCAGGAACAACTGGTTATCCAAAAGGTGTATTACATTCACATAGATCACTTGTTGGAAGAACTCCTGCAACTGAATATTGGTTTAACTTCCAAGAAAATGACAGAATTATGCATTCTGGTAAATTTAACTGGACTTATGTATTAGGTTCTGCATTAATGGATCCATTATATAATGGTCATACAGTTATCGCTTATGAAGGTGCTAATCATGCTGGAACATGGATTGAATTAATTAAAAAACATAAATGTACTATCTTTATTGGAGTACCTACAATTTATAGACAAATTATTCAAAAAACTGAATTCGGTGCTGCTGATTGTCCATCATTAAGATATTGTATGTCTGCTGGTGAGCATTTATCTGATGAAATGATTGGTTTATGGAGAGATAGATTTAAACAAGATATTTATGAAGCAATTGGAATGAGTGAGTGTTCTTACTATATTTCACATTCAATTAATAACCCAATTAGACCTGGATCTGCTGGATTTGTACAACCAGGACATACTGTAAAATTATTAAACCCTGATACACTTAAAGAAGTTGGTGTTGAAGAAGAAGGTATGATTTGTATAGGTGAAGATGATCCAGGTTTATTCTTAGAATATTGGCAATTAGAAGAAGAAACAAGAGAAGCTAAACATAATGGTTATTTCTTTACAGGTGATTACGCTAAAAAAGATAAAGATGGTTATATTTGGTTCATTGGTAGAAAAGATGATATTATTAATACATTTGGATTTAGAGTATCTCCACATGAAATTGAAAGAGTTGTAAAAACTCATCCTTTAGTAGCTGATTGTGTTGCTTTTGGTTTAGAAATTGGAAAAGATAAAGTACTTGTAGCAATTGCTGTAATTGGACATGAAGAATTAACAAAAGACCAAGAAGCTGAAGTATTAGCATTTTCACAAGCAAATCTTGCTAGATATAAAGCACCAAAAACTATTTTTGGAATGAAAGATTATCCAAGAACAAAAAATGGTAAAGTTCTAAGAAAACAATTAGTTAAAAATTTACATGAAGTATATCATGCAAGAGTAACTGGTGAAAAAATTAAAGAATATAAAGCTAGAAGATCTATGTTATTTGTACCTTCTTATAATAAACATAATGTAGAAAAAGCAAAATCTGTTTTAGCTGATTCTGTTATTTTTGAATTAGAAGCTATTTTACAAGAACAAAGACAACCAGCTAGAGATACAATTAGAGCAGTTTATAAAGAGAGTGGTTCTAAATTTGGAGATTCTGAACGAATTCTAAGAATTAATAACTTAGGAAGTGAAGATATAGTAAAAGATTTAGAATTAGCTAAAGAGTTAGAACTTGATGGATTATTATTCTCTAAAATTGAAACAAAAGAAGATGTTTTAGAAGCTGTAAAATTAATAGATGAAGTTGATCCAAAATTATCTTTAATGATTATGATTGAAACACCATTAGCTGTATTAAACGCTCATCAAATTTGTGAAGCAAGTTCAAGAGTAGAAGTTGTAGTTGTTGGTTCAAATAAACTAGCAAATAGACTTCAAATTGATATTAAAAAAGGTTCTAAAGCAATGTTTAATTACCTTTCACAAATTGCACTTGCTGCAAAAGCGTATGGTAAAACTGTTATTGATGGACCACACTTCGATGTTAATGATGAATTCGCTTGTGAAGATTCAACTAAAGATGCCTTTAACTTAGGATTTGATGGTAAATCATTAATTCACCCAGTTCAAATTGAATATATCAATGATATTTTCACACCAAAACAATCTGAAGTTGAAGACTTTGAAGAGATGATTGCTTCTTATGAAAAAGCAAATAAAGAAGGAAAAGAAGTAATCTTACATAATGATAAATTAGTAGATTCTTCAAAAATTAAATGGGCTAAAAAAATGATTACATTATATGAAACATATAAATCATTAGGTCAAAACCTATTTAATAAATAA
- a CDS encoding HpcH/HpaI aldolase/citrate lyase family protein produces MTSAIDLSKLTANDDLTPVLGGYWPGIQIYYPPIKFNPLDGTYESMEQAKLRLQKHAYKTKAHTVLFDLEDGCRQKAMSRELLIQELPKFPERNFQIAVRINPFRTDEYEEDLKMLKQIHKYIDVIVLAKAGEVYGSAEIRDLSSWLVSIGSDLTIQPIIEHPKSLQIADRLMDHATVKHVVFGIHDFSKAMAYKITPEGWINELETFFNMLTMEARVKGAGVIGGVEVMLTPHSLPDHCVEKKDIRRWLDLHGDDASRHVYSHAKRENAMGLTGKQVITPNHINVCKVAFTPSPKELEHDITVLKLAIETDALLSGAIRYKGEMLDPPMFGKALQNILRAYALRSLSKEDEIFALSVLNRMPVHTFKENWPYGQI; encoded by the coding sequence ATGACTTCTGCAATAGATTTATCTAAATTAACAGCAAACGATGATTTGACACCAGTTCTTGGTGGATACTGGCCTGGTATTCAGATTTATTACCCACCAATTAAATTCAATCCACTTGATGGTACATATGAAAGTATGGAGCAAGCTAAATTGAGATTACAAAAACATGCTTATAAAACAAAAGCACATACTGTACTTTTTGATTTAGAAGATGGTTGTAGACAAAAAGCTATGTCAAGAGAATTATTAATCCAAGAACTTCCAAAGTTTCCTGAGAGAAATTTTCAAATAGCAGTAAGAATAAATCCTTTCAGAACAGACGAATATGAAGAAGATTTAAAAATGTTAAAACAAATTCATAAATACATTGATGTAATTGTTTTAGCAAAAGCTGGAGAAGTTTATGGATCTGCTGAAATCAGAGATTTATCTTCTTGGTTAGTATCAATTGGTAGTGATTTAACAATTCAACCAATTATTGAGCATCCAAAATCTCTTCAAATTGCTGATAGATTAATGGATCATGCAACTGTTAAACATGTTGTATTTGGAATCCATGATTTCTCTAAAGCAATGGCTTATAAAATCACACCTGAAGGTTGGATTAATGAGTTAGAAACATTCTTTAATATGCTTACAATGGAAGCTAGAGTTAAAGGTGCTGGAGTTATTGGTGGAGTTGAAGTTATGTTAACACCACACTCATTACCTGATCATTGTGTTGAGAAAAAAGACATTAGAAGATGGTTAGATTTACATGGTGATGATGCATCTAGACATGTTTATTCTCATGCAAAAAGAGAAAATGCAATGGGATTAACAGGTAAACAAGTTATTACACCAAATCATATTAATGTTTGTAAAGTTGCATTTACACCAAGTCCTAAAGAACTTGAACATGATATTACAGTATTAAAATTAGCAATAGAAACTGATGCTTTATTAAGTGGAGCTATTAGATATAAAGGTGAGATGTTAGATCCACCAATGTTTGGAAAAGCACTACAAAATATTTTAAGAGCATATGCACTTAGAAGTTTAAGTAAAGAAGATGAGATATTTGCATTATCGGTATTAAATAGAATGCCTGTACATACATTTAAAGAAAACTGGCCATACGGTCAAATTTAA
- the bioD gene encoding dethiobiotin synthase has translation MKKNLFVSATNTDVGKTFACGKLLEHYAKKGFKVGYFKPFETGVVNFPLDGTKMLNLVKTLNPSFNVTINDVVPYQFKLPAAPYVAKGETIIDIEFIKEKKKYLEQFCDVLIIEGAGGLMVPLEKDLFIIDLIKKLECKAILITSSKLGGINDTLLSIEALKNRNIDFEFYINLYQDKDSFKKVSEPFLKEHFKTLNFLQDL, from the coding sequence ATGAAAAAGAATCTATTTGTAAGTGCAACAAATACGGATGTAGGAAAAACCTTTGCTTGTGGAAAACTCTTAGAACATTATGCTAAAAAAGGTTTCAAAGTTGGTTATTTTAAACCCTTTGAAACAGGAGTTGTAAATTTTCCACTTGATGGCACAAAAATGCTAAATTTAGTAAAAACACTAAATCCTTCTTTTAATGTAACAATCAATGATGTCGTACCTTATCAATTTAAACTTCCAGCTGCACCTTATGTAGCAAAAGGTGAAACAATAATAGATATAGAATTTATAAAAGAAAAAAAGAAATATTTAGAACAATTTTGTGATGTTCTAATAATTGAAGGAGCAGGAGGATTAATGGTTCCACTTGAAAAAGATTTATTTATCATTGATTTAATAAAAAAATTAGAATGTAAAGCTATTTTAATCACTTCTTCAAAACTTGGAGGAATAAATGATACTCTACTTTCAATAGAAGCTCTTAAAAATAGAAATATTGATTTTGAATTTTATATTAATTTATATCAAGATAAAGATAGCTTCAAAAAGGTATCAGAACCATTTTTAAAAGAGCATTTTAAAACACTCAATTTTTTACAAGATTTATAA